A single genomic interval of SAR202 cluster bacterium harbors:
- a CDS encoding DUF3179 domain-containing protein, which produces MKCSSGVGFNPTVNGQHLNFEVFGLDREVLIMQDRETRTIWAHLDGRATRGPLQGQRMKIIALPQMTWGEWKRAHKDTLVLSNNTTFKNQYRRFPIGDFDPREALYGDKRLPANALVVGVEVNGQYKAYPVDALSKAAGILNDEINSLPIVVFFDASAKTGLAYSRVVGGKVLEFAPSETNASQLKDKATGNLWDLQGRCVSQGCEGASLQFIPSFISEWYGWSAYHPDTALYQIG; this is translated from the coding sequence ATTAAGTGCAGCTCAGGGGTTGGGTTCAACCCCACAGTCAACGGCCAGCACCTCAATTTTGAAGTCTTCGGCCTCGATAGAGAAGTGCTGATTATGCAAGACCGTGAGACTCGGACCATCTGGGCCCACCTGGACGGTCGCGCCACCCGCGGCCCCCTCCAGGGCCAGCGAATGAAAATCATCGCTCTGCCTCAAATGACCTGGGGCGAGTGGAAGAGAGCCCACAAAGACACCCTGGTCCTCTCTAACAACACCACCTTCAAAAACCAGTACCGCCGCTTCCCCATCGGCGACTTTGACCCCCGCGAAGCCCTCTACGGCGACAAGCGCCTGCCGGCCAACGCCCTGGTCGTGGGCGTCGAAGTCAATGGCCAATACAAAGCCTACCCGGTCGACGCTCTCTCTAAAGCCGCCGGCATCCTCAATGACGAAATTAACAGCCTGCCCATTGTCGTTTTCTTTGACGCTTCAGCAAAGACTGGCCTTGCCTATTCACGGGTGGTAGGAGGAAAAGTTCTCGAGTTTGCTCCTTCAGAGACTAACGCTTCACAGCTTAAAGACAAGGCCACCGGCAACCTCTGGGACCTCCAGGGTCGATGCGTCTCCCAGGGCTGTGAGGGCGCCAGCCTCCAGTTCATCCCCTCCTTCATCTCCGAATGGTACGGCTGGTCCGCTTATCATCCCGATACGGCTTTATATCAGATAGGCTAG
- a CDS encoding DUF3179 domain-containing protein encodes MSPLCSIHTVPMYYIRVKKPLWLFFLLLAVACGGESSLTPQTSPAQTPTPTIAATLTLSGRGPSEASPERSPYSDVVEGSSPTTIASTSPPSPTPTLLPTLDPAYKRQTQFVPLYSPTFVKAGDASYLRDDDLVLGLELNGEARAYPVMMMWYHHIANDMVQGSPVLITY; translated from the coding sequence ATGTCTCCACTCTGCTCTATCCATACCGTCCCGATGTATTATATTCGCGTGAAAAAACCCCTCTGGCTCTTTTTCCTCCTATTAGCCGTCGCCTGCGGCGGCGAGTCCTCCCTCACCCCGCAGACCTCCCCCGCCCAAACGCCCACACCGACCATTGCCGCCACCCTTACGCTATCGGGGCGGGGGCCGAGCGAAGCGAGTCCTGAGCGCAGTCCGTACTCGGACGTAGTCGAAGGATCTTCCCCTACCACCATCGCATCCACCAGTCCTCCCTCCCCCACTCCCACCCTCCTACCCACCCTCGACCCCGCTTACAAACGTCAGACCCAATTCGTCCCCCTCTATAGCCCCACCTTCGTCAAAGCCGGCGACGCCTCCTACTTACGCGATGACGACCTAGTCCTTGGTCTGGAACTGAACGGCGAGGCCCGCGCCTACCCCGTCATGATGATGTGGTATCACCACATCGCCAACGACATGGTTCAAGGCTCACCCGTCCTGATAACGTATTGA
- a CDS encoding polysaccharide deacetylase gives MPLPPNRVDYLPIVDRPVIKWPKKARVAFWVSPNVEHYEYQPIYDGVRNPWPRSPYPDAREYSYCDYGNRVGFWRMVKLLDKNKIKCTVSLNMAVLEHYPEVRDAMVERDWDFMSHGIYNTVYLNTYSEKEEREFYRDNIDTLKKQTGKQLKGMLGPAISGTDRTPDLMAEAGLIYHTDWMHDDQPVPIKVRKGRLVSVPYSVETNDGIISRNYADGEQFYKICKAQFDVLYREGEESGRVMCVAIHPFLTGQPHRAKYVEKAFDYIMSHDGVWQATADEIAECYLDNYYEQFVSHAARLNGEEK, from the coding sequence ATGCCCCTACCGCCAAATCGAGTGGACTATTTGCCGATTGTCGACAGGCCGGTTATCAAGTGGCCGAAGAAGGCGCGGGTAGCCTTTTGGGTGTCGCCGAACGTGGAGCATTACGAGTACCAGCCGATTTACGACGGAGTGCGGAACCCGTGGCCCCGGTCACCGTACCCGGACGCGCGGGAGTACTCCTACTGCGACTACGGGAACCGGGTGGGGTTCTGGCGGATGGTGAAGCTGTTGGACAAGAACAAGATAAAATGCACGGTGTCGCTGAACATGGCGGTGCTGGAGCATTACCCCGAGGTGCGGGACGCCATGGTGGAGCGGGACTGGGACTTCATGTCGCACGGGATATACAACACGGTGTACCTGAACACCTACAGCGAGAAAGAAGAGCGGGAGTTCTATCGAGACAACATAGACACGCTAAAGAAGCAGACGGGGAAGCAGTTGAAGGGGATGCTGGGGCCAGCCATATCGGGCACGGACAGGACGCCGGACCTGATGGCGGAGGCGGGGCTGATTTATCACACGGACTGGATGCATGACGACCAGCCGGTGCCGATAAAGGTGAGGAAGGGGCGGCTGGTGTCGGTGCCGTATTCGGTGGAGACCAACGACGGGATTATCAGCCGCAACTACGCCGACGGGGAGCAGTTCTACAAGATATGCAAGGCGCAGTTCGACGTGCTATATCGAGAGGGAGAGGAGAGCGGGCGGGTGATGTGCGTGGCGATACACCCGTTCCTGACGGGGCAGCCGCACAGGGCCAAGTACGTGGAGAAGGCCTTCGATTACATCATGAGCCACGATGGGGTGTGGCAGGCGACGGCAGACGAGATCGCGGAGTGTTACCTGGATAACTACTACGAGCAGTTTGTGTCGCACGCGGCGCGACTGAACGGGGAGGAAAAATAG
- a CDS encoding polysaccharide deacetylase, whose protein sequence is MPATRGKVGMDHPHYEWSPIINRPKLKWPNGARVALAVVVNVEHMEWNPPEGHYQVAGLYTRGLPDIRVTSHREYGKRVGVYRLLDVLEKHGIPATVSMDGLTAKNYPFLVKHCVERGCEIIAHGVSLSRMITSQMSEAEERKEIKASIDAIKAATGKMPMGWFGPEYGESHRTPQLLAEAGIRYVCDWVNDEQPYPMTTKKGELYALPMNLDLDDDFALRDRKYPMDEYAKLLVDAFDTMHKDGLETGRALTLNLHAWTSGQPFRTYYLDQALGRMMGKRSVWAATGGEIIEWYRKQGKKGRCREGGRGDSPLH, encoded by the coding sequence ATGCCAGCAACTCGAGGAAAGGTGGGGATGGACCATCCGCATTATGAGTGGTCGCCGATTATAAATCGGCCGAAGCTGAAGTGGCCTAATGGCGCGAGGGTGGCGCTGGCGGTGGTGGTGAACGTGGAGCATATGGAGTGGAACCCGCCGGAGGGGCATTATCAGGTCGCGGGGCTGTATACCAGGGGACTGCCGGATATTCGGGTGACGTCGCATAGGGAGTATGGGAAGAGGGTGGGGGTATATCGCTTGTTGGACGTGCTGGAGAAGCACGGGATACCGGCGACGGTGTCGATGGATGGATTGACGGCGAAGAACTATCCGTTTTTGGTGAAGCATTGCGTCGAAAGAGGGTGCGAGATTATCGCGCATGGGGTGTCGCTGAGCAGGATGATTACCAGCCAGATGTCGGAGGCGGAGGAGAGGAAGGAGATAAAGGCGTCGATAGATGCTATCAAGGCGGCGACTGGGAAGATGCCGATGGGGTGGTTCGGGCCGGAATACGGGGAGTCGCATCGCACGCCGCAGTTGCTGGCGGAGGCGGGGATTCGGTACGTGTGCGATTGGGTGAACGACGAGCAGCCGTACCCGATGACGACGAAGAAGGGGGAGCTGTACGCGCTGCCGATGAACCTGGACCTGGACGATGACTTCGCGCTGCGGGACAGGAAGTATCCGATGGACGAGTACGCAAAGCTGCTGGTGGATGCTTTCGATACGATGCATAAGGATGGGTTGGAGACTGGGAGGGCGCTGACGCTGAATTTGCACGCGTGGACGAGCGGGCAACCGTTCAGGACGTATTATTTGGACCAGGCGCTGGGCCGTATGATGGGGAAGAGGAGTGTGTGGGCGGCTACGGGAGGGGAGATTATCGAATGGTATAGGAAACAGGGGAAGAAGGGGAGGTGTAGAGAGGGAGGGCGCGGCGACTCGCCCCTACATTAA
- a CDS encoding amidohydrolase family protein: MATKTMIKGGWVIGWGKEGHEVLEGGCVVVEGDRISFVGWPSDKACPKADRTIDAGGKLVTPGLVNLHCIANLDAQVFRMDAPIKEGSGYSKPEAWLMDPKAPNILSDEDYRVSALFSVATLLKAGSTSFTAVTTSLTKRWDDAEAEPAALVEASERLGARAWVGPLFREAVDYTRPDGTRGETWDRKKGQAAFDKAVSFAKSVQKKKHPLISPVLFPSRTDKCSDDLLKETIRQSKALGGIHVRSHFSEYLQEYREFKSKPENRDRTMVEWLRDVGFLGRNVCLTHAIYIAGHSDTGMPPHDDLQILSETGTSVGHCPVVFGRGGSRLESFSRYVNAGVNVGVGTDTFPPDLLDEMRVGSIIDKTVNKQRGTGTAKQFFDAATVSGAKALGREDIGRLEAGCQADITIWDFSKLDVGPVDDPLRTLVHFCNGRDADTVIVAGKTVVEGGRVAGLDEEELLHKAQRVWEKFKSGIVGWDWAKRTSEEVYPSGLPRRGRR, from the coding sequence ATGGCGACGAAGACGATGATTAAGGGTGGGTGGGTGATTGGGTGGGGGAAGGAGGGGCATGAGGTGTTGGAGGGTGGGTGCGTGGTGGTGGAGGGGGATAGGATTTCTTTCGTGGGGTGGCCGTCGGACAAGGCGTGTCCGAAGGCTGATAGGACGATTGATGCCGGGGGGAAGCTGGTGACGCCGGGGCTGGTGAACCTGCACTGCATCGCGAACCTGGACGCGCAGGTGTTTCGCATGGACGCGCCGATTAAGGAGGGGAGCGGGTATTCCAAGCCCGAGGCCTGGCTGATGGACCCCAAGGCGCCGAATATATTGTCGGACGAGGACTATCGAGTGAGCGCGCTGTTTAGCGTGGCCACGCTTTTGAAGGCGGGGAGCACGTCGTTTACGGCGGTGACGACGAGCCTGACGAAGCGATGGGATGACGCCGAGGCGGAGCCGGCGGCGCTGGTGGAGGCGTCGGAGAGGCTGGGGGCGAGGGCCTGGGTGGGGCCGTTATTTCGCGAGGCGGTGGACTATACGCGACCTGACGGGACACGTGGAGAGACGTGGGATAGGAAGAAGGGGCAGGCGGCGTTCGACAAGGCGGTGTCGTTTGCCAAGTCGGTACAAAAGAAGAAGCACCCGCTGATCAGCCCGGTGCTGTTCCCGTCGAGGACGGACAAGTGCTCGGACGATTTGCTGAAGGAGACGATTCGGCAGTCGAAGGCGCTGGGCGGGATACACGTGCGAAGCCACTTCTCGGAATATTTGCAGGAGTATCGCGAGTTCAAGTCGAAGCCGGAGAACCGGGACAGGACAATGGTGGAGTGGCTGCGGGACGTGGGGTTTCTGGGCCGGAACGTGTGCCTGACGCACGCTATATACATAGCGGGGCACAGCGACACGGGTATGCCGCCCCACGACGATTTACAAATACTGTCCGAGACTGGCACCAGCGTTGGGCACTGTCCGGTGGTGTTCGGGCGGGGAGGGTCGAGGCTGGAGTCGTTCAGCCGGTATGTGAATGCGGGGGTTAATGTGGGGGTGGGGACGGACACGTTCCCGCCGGACCTGCTGGACGAGATGAGGGTGGGGTCGATCATCGACAAGACGGTGAACAAGCAGCGAGGCACGGGGACGGCGAAACAGTTCTTCGACGCGGCCACGGTATCGGGGGCGAAGGCGCTGGGGAGGGAGGACATTGGGAGGCTAGAGGCGGGATGCCAGGCGGACATAACGATTTGGGACTTCTCGAAGCTGGACGTGGGGCCGGTGGACGACCCGTTGAGGACGCTGGTGCATTTCTGCAACGGTCGTGACGCGGACACGGTGATTGTCGCGGGGAAGACGGTGGTGGAGGGAGGCCGGGTGGCGGGGCTGGACGAGGAGGAGCTGCTGCACAAGGCGCAGAGGGTGTGGGAGAAGTTCAAGTCGGGAATTGTGGGATGGGACTGGGCGAAACGGACGTCGGAGGAGGTGTATCCGTCGGGGCTGCCGAGGAGGGGGAGGAGGTGA
- a CDS encoding ClbS/DfsB family four-helix bundle protein, with translation MGLGETDVGGGVSVGAAEEGEEVKKTLALKRLEERWREFGESLEGLPDAALTGGAIVGEWTARDLMAHVTTWEEETLKLLPVILKGRRTPKYSALYGGVDAFNAQSHERKWGMELEEVRRQMEGTHRRLVGYLEGVAEEVFEGNERFVRRLRLDTYGHYREHAEHIREWHERRGS, from the coding sequence ATGGGACTGGGCGAAACGGACGTCGGAGGAGGTGTATCCGTCGGGGCTGCCGAGGAGGGGGAGGAGGTGAAGAAGACTCTTGCGCTGAAGAGGCTGGAGGAGCGATGGCGGGAGTTTGGGGAGTCGTTGGAGGGGCTGCCGGATGCGGCGTTGACGGGTGGGGCTATCGTGGGTGAGTGGACGGCGCGGGACCTTATGGCGCACGTGACGACGTGGGAGGAGGAGACGCTGAAGCTGCTGCCGGTGATACTGAAGGGGCGGCGGACGCCTAAGTATTCGGCGCTTTATGGTGGGGTGGACGCTTTTAACGCGCAGTCGCACGAGAGGAAGTGGGGGATGGAGCTGGAGGAGGTGCGGAGGCAGATGGAGGGGACGCACCGGCGGCTGGTGGGGTATTTGGAAGGGGTGGCGGAGGAGGTGTTTGAGGGGAACGAGCGGTTTGTGCGTCGGCTGCGGCTGGATACGTACGGGCATTATAGGGAACATGCGGAGCATATTAGGGAGTGGCATGAGAGGAGAGGGTCCTAG
- a CDS encoding NAD(P)/FAD-dependent oxidoreductase translates to MNKRPHVVIIGAGFGGLWAARGLAGKAVDATIIDRNNYHTFFPLLYQVGAAELEPEDIAYPVRSAVRGHHNVRFMLGDVSRVDLAGKRVEAAGHWMEYDYLIVATGSRTSFFGVPGAQEYAYPLRTLDDGIALRNHILRCFEKASHEANEEARRALLTFVIVGGGPTGVEFAGALSELIYRPLRKDYLGLDFGEVKVALAEASDSLLSAFPPKMQAYALKRLRRIGVEVRLGSVVAEVSSECVRLKDRSDVATRTVAWTAGVQGDVVVKEWGLPVGRGNRVTVEPTLQVQGQSQVYAVGDGAMVGDGKSLPMVAPVAMQQGTRASENILRQVEGKAPEAFEYKDAGSMAVIGRNAAVANLYNRWQFTGFAAWVIWLGVHLFKLIGFRNRLVVLTSWAWDYLFFERVVRLILPSVEGRGTPPPRPDPPS, encoded by the coding sequence ATGAATAAAAGGCCGCATGTAGTAATCATCGGGGCGGGGTTTGGGGGGTTGTGGGCGGCGCGTGGGCTGGCGGGGAAGGCGGTGGACGCGACAATTATCGACAGGAACAACTACCACACCTTCTTTCCGCTGTTGTACCAGGTGGGAGCCGCGGAACTGGAGCCGGAGGATATCGCGTATCCGGTGAGAAGCGCGGTGAGGGGACATCACAACGTGCGGTTTATGCTGGGGGATGTGAGCAGGGTAGACCTGGCGGGGAAGAGGGTAGAGGCGGCGGGGCACTGGATGGAGTATGACTACCTGATAGTGGCGACGGGAAGCCGCACTAGTTTCTTTGGGGTGCCGGGGGCGCAGGAGTACGCGTACCCGCTGAGGACGCTGGACGATGGGATAGCGCTTCGGAACCACATTTTGCGATGTTTTGAGAAGGCGTCGCATGAAGCTAACGAGGAGGCTCGGCGGGCGCTGCTGACGTTTGTCATCGTTGGAGGGGGGCCGACGGGGGTGGAGTTTGCGGGGGCGCTGTCGGAGCTTATTTACAGGCCGTTGAGGAAGGACTATCTAGGGTTGGATTTCGGGGAGGTCAAGGTGGCGCTGGCGGAGGCGTCGGACAGCCTGCTGTCGGCGTTTCCGCCGAAGATGCAAGCATACGCGCTGAAGCGGCTGCGACGGATTGGGGTGGAGGTGAGGTTGGGGTCGGTGGTGGCTGAGGTGTCGTCGGAGTGCGTAAGGCTGAAAGATAGGAGTGACGTGGCGACCCGGACGGTGGCGTGGACGGCGGGGGTGCAGGGGGATGTGGTGGTGAAGGAGTGGGGTCTGCCGGTGGGCAGGGGGAACCGGGTGACAGTGGAGCCAACGCTGCAGGTACAGGGGCAGTCGCAGGTGTACGCGGTGGGGGATGGGGCGATGGTGGGGGATGGGAAGTCGCTGCCCATGGTGGCGCCGGTGGCGATGCAGCAGGGGACGAGGGCGTCGGAGAATATTTTGCGGCAGGTGGAGGGGAAGGCGCCGGAGGCGTTCGAGTACAAGGACGCGGGGTCGATGGCGGTGATAGGGCGGAACGCGGCGGTGGCGAATTTGTACAACCGGTGGCAGTTCACGGGGTTTGCGGCGTGGGTGATATGGCTGGGGGTGCATCTGTTCAAGCTGATTGGGTTCAGGAACCGGCTGGTGGTGCTGACGAGCTGGGCGTGGGACTATCTGTTTTTCGAGCGGGTGGTGAGGTTGATTTTGCCGAGCGTGGAGGGGAGGGGGACACCTCCGCCCCGCCCCGACCCACCATCCTAA
- a CDS encoding PLP-dependent aminotransferase family protein, producing MPQKANNPKEAAKKWQNVNMNNIFSDSARTIGAGSATAAGAGWKIDHPNPIIAAGGIPDSPTLPSKDIMEAFQKVLVQKPSDALKYGGVMGFDGLRNIVAQRQTRLDGLPVKPENVIIHNGGSGCLDNIAQAFINPGDVVIIEDPNYSGTTRAIQGHMANVVGAEVDDQGINPDAVESAIKKAQKQGKRVKMLYVTPDYQNPTATVLPEDRRAELIKMCAENEILIVEDCTYSELYFDDPVPPSMYAMAGGQGVLKLGTFSKVIATGLRAGWVQAPKDYIDAMGRVRFDMGTSPLLIHMLDAYIGSGKLEPHIKKVRAVYAKKNETLATSLLENCGPQVKFNKPTGGFFLWFETPNAATEDVLRESAKEGLLYTAGKEFYLDKSTDKTHGRMAFSNASLDQLEAIGQRLGRALQRVKKSK from the coding sequence ATGCCGCAAAAAGCCAACAACCCGAAGGAAGCCGCCAAGAAGTGGCAAAACGTTAACATGAACAATATCTTCTCCGACTCCGCCCGCACCATCGGCGCGGGCAGCGCCACCGCCGCGGGCGCCGGCTGGAAAATCGACCACCCCAACCCCATCATCGCCGCCGGCGGCATCCCCGACTCCCCCACCCTCCCCTCCAAAGACATCATGGAAGCCTTCCAGAAGGTCCTTGTCCAAAAACCCTCCGACGCCCTCAAGTACGGCGGCGTCATGGGCTTCGACGGCCTCCGCAACATCGTCGCCCAGCGTCAGACCAGGCTGGACGGCCTCCCCGTCAAGCCCGAAAACGTCATCATCCACAACGGCGGCTCAGGCTGCCTCGACAACATCGCCCAGGCCTTCATCAACCCCGGCGACGTCGTCATCATCGAAGACCCCAACTACTCCGGCACCACCCGCGCCATCCAGGGCCACATGGCTAATGTCGTCGGCGCTGAGGTCGACGACCAGGGCATCAACCCCGACGCCGTCGAGTCCGCCATCAAGAAGGCCCAGAAGCAGGGCAAGCGCGTCAAAATGCTCTACGTCACCCCCGACTACCAGAACCCCACCGCTACCGTCCTCCCTGAAGACCGCCGCGCCGAGCTCATCAAGATGTGCGCCGAGAACGAAATCCTTATCGTCGAGGACTGCACTTACTCCGAGCTTTACTTCGACGACCCCGTTCCGCCCTCCATGTACGCCATGGCCGGCGGACAGGGCGTCCTCAAGCTAGGCACCTTCAGCAAAGTCATCGCCACCGGCCTCCGCGCCGGCTGGGTCCAGGCCCCCAAGGACTACATCGACGCCATGGGCCGCGTCCGCTTCGACATGGGCACCAGCCCCCTCCTCATCCACATGCTGGACGCCTACATCGGCTCCGGCAAGCTGGAACCCCACATCAAGAAGGTGCGCGCCGTCTACGCCAAGAAGAACGAAACCCTCGCCACCTCCCTGCTGGAAAACTGCGGCCCCCAGGTCAAGTTCAACAAGCCCACCGGCGGCTTCTTCCTCTGGTTCGAGACCCCCAACGCCGCCACCGAGGACGTCCTCCGCGAGTCCGCCAAGGAAGGCCTCCTCTACACCGCCGGCAAAGAGTTCTACCTCGACAAGTCCACCGACAAGACCCACGGCCGCATGGCCTTCTCCAACGCCTCCCTGGACCAACTGGAGGCCATCGGCCAGCGCCTGGGCCGCGCCCTCCAGCGCGTCAAAAAGTCCAAGTAA